A DNA window from Xanthomonas campestris pv. campestris str. ATCC 33913 contains the following coding sequences:
- a CDS encoding phosphoribosylaminoimidazolesuccinocarboxamide synthase — MSTTLLQSDLPGLPLRHRGKVRDVFDIPRDRLPADAPPGDYLLMVATDRLSAFDVVLPDPIPGKGEMLCQVSNFWFHKTEHLMPNHLVDIRVEQVLPEGVDPALYAKRAVVTRKLKPVPVEAIARGYLIGSGWKDYQRTGKISGIELPDGLRQAEKLPEPIFTPSTKAAVGDHDENIDFDAMVKTVGAELAERVRDATLRIYRFAADFAAERGILLADTKFEFGTDADGRLYIMDEMLTPDSSRYWPADQYELGTSPPSYDKQFVRDYLETLDWGKTAPGPRLPADVIERTRAKYAEALQRLAGISVD; from the coding sequence GTGTCGACCACGCTGTTGCAATCCGATCTCCCCGGCCTGCCGTTGCGCCACCGTGGCAAGGTCCGCGATGTCTTCGACATTCCCCGCGACCGCCTGCCCGCCGATGCGCCCCCCGGCGACTATCTGTTGATGGTGGCCACCGACCGCCTGTCTGCGTTCGACGTGGTGCTGCCCGACCCGATTCCCGGCAAGGGCGAAATGCTCTGCCAGGTGTCCAACTTCTGGTTCCACAAGACCGAACACCTGATGCCCAACCATCTGGTGGACATCCGCGTCGAGCAGGTGCTGCCTGAGGGCGTGGATCCGGCGCTGTACGCCAAGCGCGCGGTGGTCACGCGCAAGCTCAAGCCGGTGCCGGTGGAAGCGATCGCACGCGGCTATCTGATCGGCAGCGGCTGGAAGGACTATCAGCGCACCGGCAAGATCAGCGGCATCGAATTGCCCGATGGCCTGCGCCAGGCCGAGAAACTACCCGAGCCGATCTTTACCCCTTCGACCAAGGCTGCGGTCGGCGACCATGACGAGAACATCGACTTCGATGCGATGGTCAAGACCGTCGGCGCCGAGCTGGCCGAGCGCGTGCGCGATGCCACCTTGCGCATCTATCGTTTCGCCGCCGATTTTGCCGCCGAACGCGGCATTTTGCTGGCCGACACCAAGTTCGAATTCGGCACCGACGCCGATGGCCGCCTGTACATCATGGACGAGATGCTGACCCCGGATTCGTCGCGCTATTGGCCCGCCGACCAGTACGAGCTGGGCACCAGCCCGCCGAGCTACGACAAGCAGTTCGTGCGCGATTATCTGGAGACGCTGGACTGGGGCAAGACCGCACCGGGCCCGCGCCTGCCGGCGGATGTAATCGAACGCACGCGTGCGAAATATGCCGAGGCGTTGCAGAGGCTGGCGGGTATTTCGGTCGATTGA
- a CDS encoding J domain-containing protein — MSWYGKLLGALAGALLFRGAPLIGVMIGLAIGHAVDAGWFKRREENPYEALGLEADATKAEIDLAYRRLMSRYHPDKVANASPEDRRQAEKKASQINAAYDRIQRQRKR; from the coding sequence ATGTCCTGGTACGGAAAATTGCTCGGCGCACTTGCCGGCGCCTTGCTGTTCCGCGGGGCGCCGCTGATCGGGGTGATGATCGGCCTGGCGATCGGGCATGCGGTGGATGCGGGCTGGTTCAAGCGCCGCGAAGAGAACCCGTACGAGGCACTGGGCCTGGAAGCAGACGCCACCAAAGCCGAGATCGACCTGGCCTATCGCCGCCTGATGTCGCGCTACCACCCCGACAAGGTGGCCAACGCCAGCCCGGAAGACCGCCGGCAGGCCGAAAAGAAGGCCAGCCAGATCAACGCCGCCTACGACCGCATCCAGCGGCAGCGCAAGCGCTGA
- a CDS encoding outer membrane protein: MKTTPLASAALVLFALAPSAWAQSGPADWSGFSLGANVGGADPAGVSGGRFGFDTNLDGRDGDQVSTATGADAFSPGFCGGAAAGRTPASGCSKDKGGAEYGVRAGYDWQVGDWVYGVVAEYTRNDLRDSVSAFSTTPALYTFTRQLNRTAALRGRVGYAFGAQGDYLAYVTAGVARGEFDHSFASSNTANSFTGSGGDSANGYQAGIGLQRRLSDHVSVGVEYLFTRLQDEDTRVRVGPGTAPATNPFLRVNPAGTDLRRTDTDFSSNAIRLTASYRF, translated from the coding sequence ATGAAAACCACCCCGCTCGCTTCCGCTGCCCTCGTTCTATTTGCCCTGGCCCCCTCGGCCTGGGCGCAATCCGGCCCCGCTGACTGGTCCGGCTTCTCGCTGGGGGCCAATGTGGGCGGCGCCGACCCGGCCGGCGTGTCCGGCGGCCGTTTCGGCTTCGATACCAACCTGGACGGCCGCGACGGCGACCAGGTCAGCACCGCCACCGGGGCGGATGCGTTTTCGCCGGGCTTCTGCGGTGGCGCTGCGGCCGGGCGCACACCGGCGAGCGGGTGCAGCAAGGACAAGGGCGGCGCCGAGTACGGCGTGCGCGCCGGCTACGACTGGCAGGTGGGCGACTGGGTCTACGGCGTGGTGGCCGAATACACCCGTAACGACCTGCGCGACAGCGTCAGCGCCTTCAGCACCACACCGGCGCTGTACACCTTTACCCGCCAGCTCAATCGCACCGCCGCGCTGCGCGGGCGCGTGGGCTATGCGTTCGGCGCACAGGGCGACTACCTGGCGTATGTCACCGCCGGCGTGGCACGCGGCGAGTTCGACCACAGCTTTGCCAGCAGCAACACCGCCAACAGCTTCACCGGCAGCGGTGGCGACAGTGCCAACGGTTACCAGGCCGGCATCGGGCTGCAGCGTCGCTTGAGCGACCATGTCTCGGTGGGCGTGGAATATCTGTTCACCCGCCTGCAGGACGAAGACACCCGCGTGCGTGTCGGCCCGGGCACCGCCCCGGCGACCAACCCGTTCCTGCGCGTGAACCCGGCCGGCACCGACCTGCGCCGTACGGACACGGATTTTTCGTCCAATGCGATCCGCCTGACCGCCAGCTACCGCTTCTGA